Proteins encoded by one window of Lepeophtheirus salmonis chromosome 10, UVic_Lsal_1.4, whole genome shotgun sequence:
- the LOC139904676 gene encoding uncharacterized protein — MSSFKYVCLIALIGSAAAAGGPRARTLAVNRDGRSLLNTFPFNDGARGTARAAHAEHHEHDHAHAHAEHPAASDNRLARQGGGDDVPLDIGSIAAAGERCIDKVVMVEETEYDDHIECHHSYSERCHTTYTTDFEPQQEEECEENFKKSCFIEYKKVAVDETVKFCHTPLVCEGDGPEECKTVYESECETRYHEHDVEDDVVNCETIQEEKCEDVTQGYTTEQKCTKWPKQVCTNEKKNVKKYSPITECKKVPRQLCGPSGCVPQPGPEECFDKKETIVQEVPEENCNLEPQKACKQVTKLVPSLKPVEECVDIPKEVCSRSRKNPRKVQKPVVKKWCYVPSAASGLAA, encoded by the exons ATGTCATCATTCAAG tATGTTTGTTTAATCGCTTTAATTGGATCAGCCGCTGCTGCCGGAGGTCCAAGAGCAAGAACACTTGCTGTCAACAGGGATGGAAGATCCCTTCTCAACACCTTCCCCTTCAATGATGGAGCTCGTGGAACTGCCCGCGCTGCTCATGCTGAACACCATGAACATGATCATGCCCATGCTCATGCTGAGCACCCAGCTGCCTCTGACAACAGATTGGCCCGTCAAGGAGGTGGTGATGATGTCCCACTTGACATTGGATCCATTGCTGCTGCTGGAGAGCGTTGTATCGATAAGGTCGTCATGGTAGAAGAAACCGAATACGATGATCACATCGAATGTCACCACAGTTACTCCGAAAGATGTCACACCACCTACACCACCGACTTCGAGCCTCAACAAGAGGAAGAGTGCGaagaaaacttcaaaaagagTTGTTTCATCGAATACAAGAAGGTCGCTGTTGATGAGACCGTCAAATTCTGCCACACTCCCTTAGTCTGCGAAGGTGATGGACCCGAAGAATGTAAGACTGTCTACGAATCCGAGTGTGAAACTCGTTATCATGAACACGATGTTGAAGATGACGTTGTCAACTGTGAGACCATTCAAGAAGAGAAGTGTGAGGATGTAACCCAAGGTTACACTACCGagcaaaaatgtacaaaatggcCCAAACAAGTCTGtacaaatgaaaagaagaaCGTCAAGAAATACAGTCCCATAACTGAATGTAAGAAGGTCCCCAGACAATTGTGCGGTCCCTCCGGCTGTGTTCCCCAACCAGGACCCGAAGAGTGTTTCGATAAGAAAGAAACTATCGTTCAAGAAGTCCCAGAGGAGAACTGTAACTTGGAACCCCAAAAGGCTTGCAAACAAGTCACCAAATTGGTTCCCAGCCTCAAACCTGTTGAAGAGTGCGTTGATATACCCAAAGAAGTCTGCTCCCGTTCCAGAAAGAACCCCAGAAAGGTCCAAAAGCCCGTGGTCAAGAAATGGTGCTACGTTCCATCTGCTGCTTCTGGTTTGGCTGCTTAA